A region of the Streptococcus suis genome:
GGAGGTCTTCTGGAGAAGCCTGCCAACCTAAATCAATATTTCCACGTCTGAGCGACACTTTTTCAAATTCCACTTCCCCAGTGAAATCTCTTGCATAGATATAGAAATCAAGAGACTTTATCTGGTTTCGAGGTACGTTTATCCTAAAGGTAGTCGCAAACTGCACAACTCCTCTATTATTGACCGCATCTAAGCGATTGGCTGTCAAATATGTTGCGCCAAACCATGTTTTTGCGCTGTCGTTCTTTTTGCCATCTGTATAAAGTGCAAGATATGGATTTCTAGAACCAGCCACATAATTAGAGACCTTAACTGAGATTGATGCTATGTATACTTGGCTAACATCGTCATTAGCTATCTGAGACTTGATGCTTTGGTAAATGTACTTGGTTTTATTAAGTTCTCCTATAATTCTCGCTTTACCATCAACTATAGTCACTCCGTTTCCTTGCCATTGGTTCAAGTTTTCGTTGAATGAGCTATTGAGCAAAAGATTGTCTTCTATCCGCAAACTCTCAAACCGCTCCGTCACTCCGTCAATCCCGCTCTGCAAGTCAGCAGTCTTGCGATTGATACTCTCAATCTGCCCTGTCTGAGTATTGACGGTCTGCGTCAGAGCCTCGTATTGGGTCCTCGTTTGGCTCAGAGTGTCTTCTACGGTCTTAGTTCGATTGGTAACATTAGTGATGTCTCCAGTTGCTTTAGATACGGTTTTAGACAGTTCTGCGACTGTTGACCTCGTACCATCAGCCAGAGTTTCAACTGTCGTCACTCGATTGGTCAAATCCGTCTGTGCTCGTGCTTGCTCCAAAATCTTGCCAGCTTGCAAGTTAAGGTCATTCCGCAAGGCTGTAGCACTCGCTTGACTATCTCTAGCCTTTTGGTCTGCACTAGCGATTGCCGTCTGCAGTTCGGACTTGGCAGTGTTTAAGGCTTGACTGACCGTCGCAACCTGCGCTCTTGCATCTGCGATAGCCTCCGTCTTGACTTGGTTAGCTCTAGCCAGTGCACTAGTAGCATCCGACTTGGCTTGGTTGGCAAGCGATTCGACAGACTGGGTTTTGGACAATATATCTGCGACCTGTCTGTCGTGTTCTTCAGATTGAGCTTGCATGGATTGATTGACTTGGGCGATTTCAGCATTGATACTTTGCTTGATATTGTCTGCATAACGTTCAGCCTCAGCCCTTGACTGCTCGATACCGTCGTTGATTTCCTCGACTCGCTTTTCAAATTCAGCGTCGAAATGGCGGTTTGCATTGTCAATTTCCTTCTGCAGTTTCTGTTCAAAGGATGCTGATAATGTATTTGTAGCTTTATCTACACTGCCAGCGACCATGCTTGCCACTGTAGACTTGACAGATTGCGACACCTTACCAAATCCTATGGATTTCAATCGCTTGGACATCGGTGCAAAATGGTAGCTAGTAATTTTCAAACGCAAATCAACATCGAATCGCTCGTGGAATACACTTACCGTGTCGAACATCTTAACAGATACATCAGACTTGCCTTTGACATCCAGATTGATAGAGTTTTCTACCAAATCACAAAGAGTTGAGCCAAAATACCTCTGCCCATAAGCCAAAAGGCTAGCTTCATCTGTTACATCTTGGTCATTGACCTCAATATCTGCTTCGTAGATTTGACGATATTGCCCAATCAACGGACTATCCACTGTCACAGCAATAACACGGTCTGCCTCACCCTCAGACTGTCCTTGGATTGTCTTTTTGAGATGCAATCGTGTCTTTAAGTTGTTGATATTCTCAGACTCTTCGTAGCTACTGAGATTTTTCTTGTACATAAACAGCGACTCATTCTCAATACCGCCGTTTTTTAACAATTTAACCTGGTACTTGTCACGCACCAAGTCACCACCCCACTGACCGACAATAGAGTGTTTATCCTTGGCCAAAGAATCCATGACTGATACATTGGACTCATTAAACGTATGACGATCCATGATATCGCTGAAAAAGGTAAACGGACAGTTCCGCTTGATACTACCAGCTAAGGCAGTCATAGCCGTCTGCCCTGATACCCTGTCAACCGAGATAGTGTTGATAGAGTAGTAATTCAAGAGTGTTGCGACCTGCTTAGCATAAACCTGCACATAGCCATTTACTTTCTTTACTTCAAAAATAAAAAATTCCTGTTCACCGTGCAGGTCATCAGCCAGCAGAAAAACTTCCCTTTTGAGCAGATTCCACTTCCCATCAGTCAGCGGAAATTTAAAGGATAGTTGGTAGGTGCTATTGGCTTCTTGCACGATGTCATCATCATAAGCAAGATTGAGCGGGATATTCCCGTCTTTAAGATAGATCAAACCTTATACCTCCAATTCCCTTGAATCGTTATTTTCGTAACTGTCCCACTTGTCGCGACACCACTCCGACCGACAGGTATCTCAAAGAATGGACCACGTTTGCGAATAGTGTTCTTTACAGCACCATTCTTGTCATAGATATTTTGTCGCTTATGCCGACAGTCAATGGTCGCACGAGTATCCAAATCTAATTCCATGACCTGCTGACCAATAGTCAAGGTCACACGACCCGAACCCTCTATGATGATGATAGGCTCCGAATAGACCGTGCCAGGATTTTGAATAGAACCAGATGAAGTCAAAACGACGTCAGCTGGATTTTTAACATACCGAAACGGATGCATAGTCACAGTAATTTCCACCTTCCAACGATATGGACCAAGTGGCACGTAACTACTAGACACCAAATCACAGTAGAAAAGGCTATCCCTTAGATAGCCGAATTCCACCGTATTATTTTCCGACTGGAAAACCTCAATCAAGCGCATAGCATCCGACAAATGCCTCAGCGTGATGATAAATGTCCTGTTGTAGCCATCGTACACACCCTCGCTGACATGTAGTTGCCCGTTTGCACCATAGACTTCCACCAACTCAGCCCGCTCGACTGAAGTTTGTGCTTTACCAAAGTCAAGAACATGGCAATCAGCCAAGGTTGAAGTATCTAAGCCATTGATGATCATATAGTCCATTAAATCCCCTCCCTTGCCATAATCGCACCTTGATGCATATAGCTATTTTGAGCTAATTTTTCACCGTCCAAATAAACTGCC
Encoded here:
- a CDS encoding phage tail protein, with protein sequence MDYMIINGLDTSTLADCHVLDFGKAQTSVERAELVEVYGANGQLHVSEGVYDGYNRTFIITLRHLSDAMRLIEVFQSENNTVEFGYLRDSLFYCDLVSSSYVPLGPYRWKVEITVTMHPFRYVKNPADVVLTSSGSIQNPGTVYSEPIIIIEGSGRVTLTIGQQVMELDLDTRATIDCRHKRQNIYDKNGAVKNTIRKRGPFFEIPVGRSGVATSGTVTKITIQGNWRYKV